In Erpetoichthys calabaricus chromosome 2, fErpCal1.3, whole genome shotgun sequence, a genomic segment contains:
- the LOC114646927 gene encoding uncharacterized protein LOC114646927, producing the protein MFCPFCGTNLRLRTAYCHNCSRSLSVLTSVLENDSGVVNTTDVSDLIYEYFRKGHKYDVILDFLKTHHGFSISLRTLKTKLRLLGLSKRGNFTSLQVVRSTIQRELRGPGQLFGYRTMFQILKQKYQLRARRSDVMKLMSEMNPCGTRARRIRRFFRRSYHSLGPNYVWHVDGNDKLKPYGFAISGCIDGFSRKILWLTCGPTNNNPAVVASNYMKLIYDLRVVPMRLRTDCGTENGIMAAMQCALRSHHSDRFSGEASHIYGTSTSNQRIESWWAQYRKQRSQFWMDLFEDLKDLGHFNGSHEHKCLLRFCFSDILQKDLEECKQLWNQHRIRPSRMSTCPPGIPNELFSLPHRFWSRDCGFHVAQQQLQDLRDQCETVGLCGDEDIQDYLTYVKEQYDLQTPQVWEDALDLFFKLKEKTNV; encoded by the exons atgttttgtcctttttgtggcaCAAATCTTCGGTTAAGAACAGCATATTGCCATAACTGCAGCCGCTCTCTAAGTGTATTGACAAGCGTTTTAGAAAATGATTCAg GTGTTGTGAATACCACAGACGTGTCTGATTTAATATATGAATATTTTCGAAAAGGTCACAAGTACGATGTGATTTTAGATTTCCTCAAGACGCATCATGGATTCAGCATAAGTCTCCGGactctgaaaacaaaattaagactgCTTGGTCTTTCGAAGCGAGGCAATTTCACTTCTTTACAGGTAGTCCGTTCCACGATTCAAAGGGAACTACGTGGACCTGGACAGCTGTTTGGTTATCGGACaatgtttcagattttaaaacaaaagtatcaGTTGCGAGCTAGAAGAAGTGATGTAATGAAGCTTATGTCAGAAATGAATCCCTGTGGAACTCGAGCAAGGAGGATCCGAAGGTTTTTCCGAAGAAGTTATCATTCTTTGGGGCCTAATTATGTTTGGCACGTAGATGGCAATGATAAGTTAAAACCATACGGTTTTGCTATTAGCGGGTGCATTGATGGATTCTCGAGAAAAATATTATGGTTGACATGTGGCCCAACTAATAATAATCCAGCAGTAGTGGCATCTAACTATATGAAGCTCATTTATGACCTTCGAGTTGTTCCGATGCGATTGAGAACAGATTGTGGAACAGAAAATGGAATAATGGCAGCAATGCAATGTGCTCTGAGGTCGCATCACAGTGACCGTTTTTCAGGAGAAGCAAGTCATATTTATGGGACATCTACATCCAATCAAAGAATTGAATCCTGGTGGGCACAGTACAGAAAACAACG TTCACAGTTCTGGATGGACCTTTTCGAAGATCTGAAAGACTTGGGCCATTTCAACGGCAGTCATGAACACAAATGTTTGCTACGCTTCTGTTTCAGTGATATCCTGCAGAAAGACCTAGAGGAATGCAAGCAACTATGGAACCAGCATAGAATCAGACCTTCCAGAATGTCTACGTGCCCCCCAGGAATTCCCAACGAATTGTTCAGTTTGCCTCACAG GTTTTGGTCAAGGGATTGTGGTTTTCACGTTGCACAGCAGCAGCTTCAGGACCTGAGGGACCAATGTGAAACTGTTGGTCTTTGTGGAGATGAAGATATACAAGATTACCTCACATATGTGAAAGAACAATATGACCTTCAAACACCACAAGTCTGGGAAGATGCCCTTGATTTATTCTTTAAATTGAaggaaaagacaaatgtttga
- the LOC127526651 gene encoding G2/M phase-specific E3 ubiquitin-protein ligase-like, translating to MVKPFCLLLGLAKDEYYIIGRIIAVSLVHGGPAPHFFSRHFLEYICGKTDVSPSIQDVTDPDIQNVLQEIVSSTSLSILRDIMAKHSTVLLLAGCLHSIKDIGERESVVQDFLKWYLFSRNAACIERFKDGLSTLNVLQKIIESPSAFEPYLCFSTQSLSSELIESIFRVEFSVAGSNKRREEGRIASYWADYLLDIEGAKQ from the exons ATGGTAAAACCATTttgtctacttttaggacttgccAAGGATGAGTATTACATCATTGGAAGAATAATTGCTGTGTCACTTGTCCATGGTGGCCCTGCTCCACACTTTTTCTCCAGACATTTTCTAGAATACATCTGTGGTAAAACAGATGTTTCACCATCTATTCAAGATGTCACAGATCCAGACATTCAGAATGTGCTTCAGGAG atagTGTCATCCACATCTTTGTCAATCCTGAGAGACATCATGGCAAAACACAGCACAGTGCTCCTTTTGGCTGGATGTCTTCATAGCATAAAAGACAtcggagagagagaaagtgttgtgcaagattttttaaaatggtacctCTTTTCAAGAAATGCTGCATGCATTGAAAG attcaaAGATGGATTGTCAACCCTCAATGTGCTTCAGAAAATTATAGAAAGTCCATCAGCGTTTGAACCTTATTTGTGCTTCAGTACTCAAAGTCTCAGCTCTGAGCTCATTGAAAGCATCTTCAGAGTTGAATTTAGTGTGGCGGGTAGCAACAAGAGACGCGAAGAAGGAAGGATTGCATCTTACTGGGCAGATTATCTGCTAGATATTGAAGGTGCCAAACAGTGA